One window of Sinorhizobium numidicum genomic DNA carries:
- a CDS encoding tellurite resistance TerB family protein, translated as MFDAKKLLDQFLGSQVPGAGGTVRDRADQATKLAKDNPLATGAIAAVLLGSKSGRKLAGNAAVLGGLAAIAGLGYQAYKNYQAGKAPTAEPPLKPNAQLPPPPADSAFSTAPVSDDFALALVRAMIAASRADGHIDDVERRHIMDKLSVSGLSADAAAFLEAELANPVDLDAIVAAAKTEEERVEIYTASRLAIEPESRAERGYLDLLAGRLGLADALVDHIEATVSAAKVPA; from the coding sequence ATGTTTGACGCGAAGAAATTGCTGGATCAGTTCTTGGGGTCGCAGGTGCCTGGCGCCGGCGGCACGGTTCGCGACCGCGCGGATCAGGCAACGAAGCTCGCCAAGGACAATCCGCTGGCAACCGGCGCGATCGCGGCCGTTCTTCTCGGCAGCAAGTCCGGCCGCAAGCTTGCCGGCAATGCTGCTGTGCTCGGCGGCCTCGCAGCGATCGCGGGCCTCGGCTATCAAGCCTACAAGAACTACCAGGCCGGCAAGGCGCCGACGGCAGAGCCGCCCTTGAAGCCGAACGCCCAATTGCCGCCGCCGCCGGCCGATTCCGCCTTCAGCACCGCGCCCGTCAGTGATGATTTCGCGCTCGCACTCGTGCGCGCCATGATCGCCGCCTCCCGGGCGGATGGCCACATAGACGACGTCGAGCGCCGCCACATCATGGACAAGCTCTCCGTTTCGGGACTGTCGGCGGATGCCGCCGCCTTCCTCGAAGCCGAGCTTGCAAACCCCGTCGATCTCGACGCGATCGTCGCCGCTGCCAAGACGGAAGAGGAGCGGGTGGAGATCTATACGGCATCCCGTCTCGCGATCGAGCCGGAAAGCCGGGCCGAGCGCGGCTATCTCGATCTGCTCGCCGGCCGGCTCGGGCTTGCCGATGCGCTTGTCGATCACATTGAGGCGACGGTCTCGGCGGCGAAGGTTCCCGCCTGA